Within Mangifera indica cultivar Alphonso unplaced genomic scaffold, CATAS_Mindica_2.1 Un_0032, whole genome shotgun sequence, the genomic segment ATTCACCTCCTTTATCAATGAATTCACAAATTCTCCTTGTGTAGCAACATCAGCCTTTATCTACACAAAACGttgacaataaaaatataaataagaggCTTCAGATGTCCAAATATACTTTCCCTTTTTACCTTTTCTGCAATCAGACTACCTATAGACTTAAGAAGATCAAAAACTTTttgcaaataaagttttatgatatatttatgcTGTCATAGTAACAATGAGTAAAACTTACAGCAAGCAAATGAGAGGACCGGTTCTCAATCTCACCAATCATGCTGCTTCGAACATTTGCAACATCTGGCGTCTCAGAGATGGCTCCATTTGAAGAATCTTTTCTAGAATCCCTCTTCATAAGTGAATGGTAAAACTCAACTACTTGTGGGGCTCTCTGCACCAGCCCAGCAGTACTCCTCACTGAGTACtttggaggaggaggaggaggaggaggcaAAGGCAGAGGTGGTGGAGGTAGTGGAGGTAGTGGAATTTGAGCTGAGCCTTCCTCTTTAGGCCCACTGGATACAGAACAAGACGGCCTTGGAGGGGGATTTGGTATGCGCAAAGCTcttttttcaacatcaaaagTGCctgtagttttattaatattattcactttCAGGCAGTTTTCAGAAATTTGCTGAGATCTTTGAAATAtaccaaaatcataattttgagAAGCCAGTGGCTCTTCTTCCTTTTCCATATCTTTTGTACACATGAATCCATCAGATTGCCTTCTCTTACGTAGAGTCAACTCCTCGACACTGCATTTTAATCCACTTATAGAGTGTCTTCTTCGAGGACTCCTCTCTTCCTCCAATTCGACCCAAGCTTTATCTATAAGATTATCAGGACATTCTAAGCTAGGTACATCCTCACCAGAATTAGGCcatttctttaactttttaatcaaatttagcCTCTTGCCAACAGTAAATTCCAGACATTCATTGTTCTGTGAAGGCTGAAAACCAACAATTTCACACACACTCTCAGCTGAATCAAAGCTTGATTCTTTCTCTGTTGAACCCGAATTTTGCAACTCATCCCTTAAACATGAATTGACCCACCTAAGGTATGCAAGCTCTTCAACCTCATTTAACCTACTAATTTGTAGACCTTCAACCTGTTTACACAAATCTTCATTTGTGTGTCTCAGCAGAGATGCTTCTGCCTTGATCTTTGCAACAATGTCACTCTGAATAAGCAACAGATAACCAAAAACCAAGTCaatgaaacaaatattaatgaTTTCAGTAATTAAGATAATACAACAAGAAATTCaacaaacaattatttaatcacattcaCATACCTCAGAAGCTTTAGCAAGAGAAGTCAATTGAGACTCCATAGAGGAGAGTTTACAAGCAAGATCCCTCTTCTGCATCTGCAACTCTTTATTCAATCTCCTCAACTCAACCACTTCCATCTCCAAATTCTTTGAACATGATCCCACCATCAAACTCTCACCCTCATTTTTCGCTATAATCAAACTCATTTGCTCGGCCAAACTTGTCTTCTCTTCTTCCAACAACCTAACTCTTCTAAGCAGCTCGTCAGCCTCACTTTTCTTCACTTCAAGCTCTCTCTCAATCTCCAATATCTGTGGACTCCTTTTCAACTCCGACAACTCAGCTTGTAACTTAAACTCCCTCTCTTTAGACTCTTGAAGCAAGCTCCTCAAACTATCCAACTCAAGAAACAAATCCCGCGACCCTGAAGATTGCCTCCTGTGAGTTTGATATGAATGCGGGTGAATTTGAGCTGGGTTCACCGAGCAAGATAAGTCCCCAATTAAGGATCTTTTTACCCGCGAATGTGAAGAAACAATCGAGCCGTTTTGGCTGGCAACATCTGAGTTTGATAAAGTAAGCTTCTTGCTCATAAcaacagtgttttgcaatttgtttcttttatcaGCTGTGAAGCCTTTGACAATGTTTGACCCCCATGAAGACCGAGGTTTTGAATTATTAACACCTCCATTTTTCCCACTCTGAGGCTTGTTTGGAGCTTGATTTTGATCAGCAAACTTCACCgctttggtttgattttgattttcctCTCTCATTGTGAAGAAAGctcaaaaatttcaaacccgAAATTACCTAAAACTGCAAAAACAATACACAAAAATAACTCGCCTGAAACAAAAAGCCTAGAAACAAAAACGGAGTTTCAATCTAAAGCAGAGACTCAAACTATAGAAGCTTGAAGTTAAGTACCGAAATCACATagatttcaaaacttaaaactatctataaactgcaagaacaatcAATACAAACTCGATtgaaaccaaaaacaaaaaaaaacccagAAACGAAAAAGGGATTTTTCAACAATCTAAAACAGAAACACAAGCTATAAAAGCTCGAGACTGGAGCACCTTGATTGAACCcgtaaaattaaaaacataggCTCCGAAACAGTAACTCAAAGTGTAAGAAGTTGCTTTCGTATGGAGAAAAGGGAGAGAACCCATCAAGCAATttgcatttgaaatttgaagtaGAATGTGTACAACGTGGCGTGGAGTAATGAGAGCTCAAATTTTGAGAAGAGGAGAGAGTGAGGGATTTGCCAAAAAAAGTGAGAAGCAGctttttctttataacttttcttttggtagattttgaatttttgaatttgaacggGGAGCCAGAGGCCAATGCAACGGTCGGGCTCTCCGTTACTTCGGTAAGATAAAATTGCATTGGGTTCGGTAATTCTCTCATGGCCGAAGGAgttattcccactcaaagtgCTCCATTCTCAAGATcttacctttaattttgaaaaaaaaatttaataattaaattattattttatttataatattgaaaataaattaaaattttatcttttttctctaaatcctaaaaaaaagCAATTTTCCTTAGGTCAAAgttgaaaaaacaatattttcccataaagtttatttttcaattttcagccGCTCCTCTGATGCCATTTCTGATGGCGTCTCTCTTCGAACGTGTTTTCTCCCTAAGAtaagatgataaaatattttcatttcaattacGAAGGTTAATATGACTACTAATATAGAGTAATTTGATTTTCACATTCATTCgtatatattataagattattaaagtaattttaattttgtttcaaatcatCATTATGAGTTACACATTATCTTTAATATCcaaattgatattattaatcTGATTACCGCAATATCACTTTTATATTAGGCATTAAAAAGAATATCAATGAATCTTAATTATGTTACACTCATATGGTAAtgcattttcatttatattcaaattgatctaattataagtgtatataatatcactcaattttggccaaaggactaattcccatccaaagtttactGATTTTCTAAGTTctcaccttttaactatgaaaatctcatttatctatatataaatgattaaagttaacgaaactttaacttcttgaaattttatctcctttctCCACCTATactctaaaaattaatcatttttctctaaatcaaattttaaaaaaataatatttttccctataggatttagttttcaatttttgatgacATCTCTGGTGTCATTGTCGATACCAAATCACTCTAGAAAACTTAATCTCATAACAATAGGCATAAGTTTTCGAATAATACATCGAAtgactttaaaaatctcattttgttaattacttttttttgtgtataattttatctctaaatcaATGTATTTCTCGTCAGTGAAATTTTCACCATCATCATTGACCATTTGGGATGTCAGCAAAGTTACCAATTTTATGTCAATATAgctttattcatttatattaag encodes:
- the LOC123206330 gene encoding protein CHUP1, chloroplastic-like; this encodes MREENQNQTKAVKFADQNQAPNKPQSGKNGGVNNSKPRSSWGSNIVKGFTADKRNKLQNTVVMSKKLTLSNSDVASQNGSIVSSHSRVKRSLIGDLSCSVNPAQIHPHSYQTHRRQSSGSRDLFLELDSLRSLLQESKEREFKLQAELSELKRSPQILEIERELEVKKSEADELLRRVRLLEEEKTSLAEQMSLIIAKNEGESLMVGSCSKNLEMEVVELRRLNKELQMQKRDLACKLSSMESQLTSLAKASESDIVAKIKAEASLLRHTNEDLCKQVEGLQISRLNEVEELAYLRWVNSCLRDELQNSGSTEKESSFDSAESVCEIVGFQPSQNNECLEFTVGKRLNLIKKLKKWPNSGEDVPSLECPDNLIDKAWVELEEERSPRRRHSISGLKCSVEELTLRKRRQSDGFMCTKDMEKEEEPLASQNYDFGIFQRSQQISENCLKVNNINKTTGTFDVEKRALRIPNPPPRPSCSVSSGPKEEGSAQIPLPPLPPPPLPLPPPPPPPPKYSVRSTAGLVQRAPQVVEFYHSLMKRDSRKDSSNGAISETPDVANVRSSMIGEIENRSSHLLAIKADVATQGEFVNSLIKEVNNAVYQDIEDVVAFVKWLDDELCFLVDERAVLKHFDWPEKKADTLREAAFGYRDLKKLENEVSYYKDDPRVPCDMALKKMVALSEKMERTVYNLLRTRESLMRNCKEFQIPTDWMLDNGIISKIKFGSVKLAKKYMKRVAVELQSKTGMEKDPAMDYMLLQGVRFAFRIHQFAGGFDAETMHAFEELRNIAHHFNKK